The sequence below is a genomic window from Harmonia axyridis chromosome 1, icHarAxyr1.1, whole genome shotgun sequence.
ATTTTTCAGATCATCGTGCCCAGATCGTGTCAATGCCTCTTGTTGTATCTGGAAGTAAATTAGTAACTAAAATGAAGTACAGTATAAATAGTCGAAATATACAAAGGTTCAAAATTTCACTGGCTGAGATAAACTGGGAAAGTGTAAGGGATAATAATGCTGCAAAATACTATGAGAACTTTCATTCTGCACTCCAAGGCTGTTTTGATGACTGCTTCCCAAAAATAGTCGTTAAAAACACCAGTTCTCTAAGAAATTCTGACAAGCTCAAAAATAAGAACGAGGGACTTCACAGGGCAATCGAGGCTGCTCAAACTATATATGAGGTAAGGAAGGATAAAGCCTCATGGGAATTACTGAGTGTGCTCAAACGTCATCTACGAGAATATTACACGAATATTAGAAGATATCGGAATGAGATGCATGTACAGCTAGCTGAAAATAAGACTAGAGCTATTTGGAATATCATCAGGAACCAAACGGGTAAATCGAAGGAAAATACCGAGAATGTCAGCGTCTTGAATGCtgagaaattcaataaattcttctcgGAAATTGGAGAAATTATCTCGAAACAGTGTAACCCTTCTGTGGATCAGGCATCAACTATGTTGAGGAAGAACAAAGGCAGGTTATCATCCTCCTGTCAGTCAATGTTTTTAGAGCCAACAACAGCTAGCGAAGTATCGAATATTGTCtgcaatctcaaaaataaaaaatcagggGATGTGTATGGGCTCAATTCTGAATTGTTCAAGCAGATATATCCGATTCTTTCAGATGCTCTCTGTGAAGTTTTGAATATGTGCATGGAACAAGGAATATTCCCTCAGGAATTGAAGATTGCTAGAGTGGTCCCAGTTCATAAAAAGGATGATGTGGATGAAGAGGGCAATTATCGCCCAGTGTCGATCCTGCCAATTATATCTaaagtttttgaagaaattctgaGAAAACGCTTACTATCCTTCCTAGATGAACATTCCTGTATTTCTGACTCTCAACATGGTTTTAGATCGAAGCGATCCACTACTTCAGCAATAGTTGAACTCATTGCTGGAGTCACAGAGGCTTTAGACCATCATCTACACCCTGAAATACTTGCGTTAGATCTCAGTAAGGCTTTTGACTGTGTTGACAGGGAAATACTGCTTGAGAAGATGGAGTACTATGGAGTGAGAGGTATAGCTTTGAAATTCATCAGATCATACTTAACTGATAGAAAGCAGGTGGTCACATGGAAGGGTATGAACTCTGGAATTAGAGAGATAAATGTGGGAGTCCCACAGGGATCGATACTGGGTCCTTTGTTGTTCATTGTGTACATTAATGACTTACCAGGAAATGTTCCGTGCGAGGCAACGAGTTTATATGCAGATGATACATCCTTTCTCAATATTGCTTCTTCACGGGAGGAACTGGAGCGTGTGTGTAATGAGACCCTGCGAGTTGCGGAGGACTGGTTTACCTTTAATGGTCTAAAATTGAATAGAGATAAAATTCAAagactgaatttcaatttaaacaACAAAGAAAAACGTAGTTTGAACCTACTTGGGATAACCTTGGAGAATGATCTTTGTTGGAAGGGGCATATCTCATTACTTACCAGGAAACTGTCGACAGCCCTTTTTACTATGAGGCGTATGAAGGCCATCTCTACCGATAATGTCTGTAAGCTGACTTATTTTTCCAACTTTCACTCTGTGGCGACATATGGGATACTGATATGGGGGCATAGTCCAGGTCTTGATCGGATTTTCCTGAAACAAAAGGAGGCAGTAAGAATTTTGAGTGGTGTACCAAAAACACATAGCTGTCGAGAACTATTTAAGAAGCATAGGATACTTACCATTGTCTCCGTTTTCATTCTGGAGTGCTTGAAATTTGTTCACTCAAACAAAAATGGGTTCACTCAAGTCAGCGATTGCCATTCGTACAACACCAGACACAGAGATGAGTtcaggagcaattttcatagagCTAAATCCACTCAAATTGCAGTGAATTACTGGTGCATTAAACTGTACAACAAGCTTCCTCAATCTATGAAGAGTTTGCCAGGTTCAGCTCTTCAAAGAAATGTCAAGAATTTGTTGTTGGAGAACGTATTTTATTCTGTGGACGAGTTTTTGAGATTCGAGTTCTGACTTGTATTATCTTCAGCGTGTTGATGGATTGAATTTTAACTTGTTAAACTGTGTTAACTgatgtttatatttatattagtatgttttttttctcattatgtAATATTGCTGAATGTGTTTATATGACGTGCCATGTAATTCTTTCTTGATGGCGAATAAaatttactattactattactatctATTTGAACAACGTTCTGTGAGCTGACGGGAAAATTGGACCGTATATGCATATATAACGACAATCAGATTGCCAAGAAGTTAGCGAGTAATCCAGTCTTTCATGATAGAACCATACAaatagatattaatttatattttttggaaGATGCGGTGactgaaattaaaattaattcaatgtaTATGCCAACTGATAAGATGGTTGCTGATATATTGACAAAGCCAttgcaaaatattacaaattcaTAGTTTTCAAAGTATTAAGGTCTTTGTgaaaattgattgattattGTTTTTGTAAACTTTCGTTAAGTGGGAGTGTTGTAAATGTATACCAAAAGAgaacgatatatatatatatatatatatatatatatatatatatatatatatatatatatatatatatatatatatatatatatatataaacaataaacaatggtttaaggggtgttggaaaacttcaattgttactatcttctttatttcatcagtcgacgtttcgatccttggttgggatcttcttcaggacttctataaaacaaacaacatacaaatataacacaaacattgcagaaaagacaacatgttaaaacgcaccgaaatgcgaagagttaccagatcttaagttgcactgaatcttatacagatttggaggaaaaaatttaattatttttgaacacaaaatagtctctaatacaataacgtctttttttatcacacacttccttattctcttgaaaacttctttttaaaaaactttcttcatccatctgataactgcgtaaaaaacgaaaggggttaggtcgggttcatagaacatcatagatcttcaactgacattcgagaacatagaacttgagatcaacaactcactctcactaagttggtttgaatgtatcagatatgaataaatgttgcttatattctctatatcctttctgtagttcatggaattttcatgtcgcttaatgtgaatcatctccaggaaacatctttttctcatattctcctcgcactccaagactgtcaccgaatcatagtccattcgatggtcaactgatcttacatgttctgccagtgcacatatctttctaggattcttaatgtcgctaatatgttgggttattcttcttttaagttgttgggatgtttgtccgatatacacctcatcacaattttgacagggtattctgtatacaacacagcttttcttttcagtttctatcctatctttcaaattactataaagtctctttaatttaaattcagttctaggtatcactttgatattatcagtttttattCTATGACTCCACGGTATAAAATGTTTGTTGTATACAACAGTGGGAAGAGACTGAAGAGGGAGACTAACTGATGCGTAGCGTAGACATTAAACTTAGAACATAGAAACAAGTTAAAACATAGAGTGCAGAGTTCTCGTTCTCTTTTGGTATACATTTACAACACTCCCACTTAACGAAAGTTTACAAAAACaataatcaatcaattttcACAAAGACCTTAATACTTTGAAAACTAtgaatttctaatattttgCAATGGCTTTGTCAATATATCAGCAACCATCTTATCAGTTGGCATAtacattgaattaattttaatttcagtCACCGCATCttccaaaaaatataaattaatatctattTGTATG
It includes:
- the LOC123671195 gene encoding uncharacterized protein LOC123671195, encoding MSESIRKHINVWSEDGLHGSSGDSSQLNLETSIQFVKLKSELEILKTKLDASSEKTSCLMEVIENQKCIIELQKSMMNVNKTNTREMKGDVAVTTENSEILSGKPRKMRQAEEKCRMPNTGETQVSKSDLRRESIIMGTESSTTFVSSQRKAWIYVGRANVDTKEETVHSYLKSKFPTRQFTVEKLPQRENAHSSSFRIVSMPLVVSGSKLVTKMKYSINSRNIQRFKISLAEINWESVRDNNAAKYYENFHSALQGCFDDCFPKIVVKNTSSLRNSDKLKNKNEGLHRAIEAAQTIYEVRKDKASWELLSVLKRHLREYYTNIRRYRNEMHVQLAENKTRAIWNIIRNQTGKSKENTENVSVLNAEKFNKFFSEIGEIISKQCNPSVDQASTMLRKNKGRLSSSCQSMFLEPTTASEVSNIVCNLKNKKSGDVYGLNSELFKQIYPILSDALCEVLNMCMEQGIFPQELKIARVVPVHKKDDVDEEGNYRPVSILPIISKVFEEILRKRLLSFLDEHSCISDSQHGFRSKRSTTSAIVELIAGVTEALDHHLHPEILALDLSKAFDCVDREILLEKMEYYGVRGIALKFIRSYLTDRKQVVTWKGMNSGIREINVGVPQGSILGPLLFIVYINDLPGNVPCEATSLYADDTSFLNIASSREELERVCNETLRVAEDWFTFNGLKLNRDKIQRLNFNLNNKEKRSLNLLGITLENDLCWKGHISLLTRKLSTALFTMRRMKAISTDNVCKLTYFSNFHSVATYGILIWGHSPGLDRIFLKQKEAVRILSGVPKTHSCRELFKKHRILTIVSVFILECLKFVHSNKNGFTQVSDCHSYNTRHRDEFRSNFHRAKSTQIAVNYWCIKLYNKLPQSMKSLPGSALQRNVKNLLLENVFYSVDEFLRFEF